One window of the Eucalyptus grandis isolate ANBG69807.140 chromosome 6, ASM1654582v1, whole genome shotgun sequence genome contains the following:
- the LOC104448973 gene encoding wall-associated receptor kinase 2 — translation MKAAVLCFLPLALVLATFAEKGNCNRTCGNLNVPFPFGLSESCAWNPKLALKCDPTSGELILGNIPVYNISVEDGTMTIGHYIAYDCRDESGGRLNGSRPKPWFRLGKDGHYTVSDTRNKFTVFGCDTWALFLDATKKSGSGCLSYCREDVDFTAESACSGLGCCQTSIPKSLRSLRINMSSSTNYSEVRHFSSCGSAFVVDQETFNVSDYKLPVPDDLQLKNYLPRKNYSQVVLDWVVERNLTSWVHGNPMPPLSPNSAGCEDINEFNDPGRYPCHGNCKNTAGNYTCDCPFGREGDGKVSCQISHHVIIAAVIVAVTLGIVVSGLVLLICKRRAKERYFRQNGGEILKNQRVKIFDEAKLAKAINNYDASNKLGEGGFASVYRGRIDSDVLVAIKKPKDVLVKKPKDMNKDSSLSTHAEFLHEIHVISQVNHRNLVKLLGICLETKVPLLVYEYISNGTLYHHIHDKRSTVLHSWKNCLRIALEAASGLEYLHSLADPPIIHGDVKSLNILLDEKYSVKISDFGASVLISPGKTHTTERIQGTIGYLDPEYLTNGELTTKSDVYSFGVVLVELLIGETPTQHAKSREKINIIRSFISAVENRTLLQRINFEASDEAEVREIEAVGSLARRCLNYNGVSRPTMWEVAEQLARINKKLWADQRNNEETQSLLDETRRDSLWTAASAMNEPESTDLLVFDIEADTTTSSV, via the exons ATGAAAGCGGCGGTGTTGTGTTTCCTTCCGTTGGCCTTGGTCTTGGCCACTTTTGCCGAGAAGGGCAACTGCAACCGAACGTGCGGCAACCTGAACGTGCCTTTCCCATTCGGGCTCAGCGAAAGTTGCGCGTGGAACCCCAAACTCGCCCTCAAATGCGACCCCACATCCGGGGAACTGATCCTCGGCAACATTCCGGTGTACAACATATCTGTGGAGGACGGGACGATGACCATTGGCCATTACATAGCATACGACTGTCGTGACGAGAGTGGCGGTCGCCTCAATGGTTCTCGCCCTAAACCATGGTTCAGATTGGGCAAAGACGGGCACTATACAGTCTCGGACACCCGGAACAAGTTCACTGTCTTTGGTTGCGACACATGGGCTCTTTTCTTAGACGCTACCAAGAAATCCGGGAGTGGATGCCTCTCCTATTGCCGCGAGGACGTCGACTTCACAGCCGAGAGTGCTTGCTCCGGCCTCGGGTGCTGTCAGACGTCGATCCCCAAGAGCCTGAGGAGCCTTCGTATAAATATGAGCAGCTCAACGAATTACTCCGAAGTTCGGCACTTCAGCTCTTGTGGATCGGCATTCGTGGTGGACCAGGAGACGTTTAATGTCTCCGATTACAAGCTCCCTGTCCCGGATGATTTGCAACTCAAAAATTACTTGCCACGCAAAAATTACTCACAGGTTGTCCTGGATTGGGTAGTTGAACGGAATTTGACCT CCTGGGTACACGGGAATCCTATGCCCCCGCTGTCCCCAAACTCCGCAGGATGTGAAG ATATCAACGAATTCAACGATCCAGGGAGATATCCATGTCATGGGAATTGCAAGAACACAGCTGGGAACTACACATGCGACTGCCCGTTTGGCAGGGAGGGTGATGGCAAAGTTAGTTGTCAAATCTCTCATCATGTCATAATCGCTGCAG TCATTGTAGCAGTAACGTTGGGCATAGTTGTTAGTGGCCTGGTCTTGCTCATATGCAAGAGGAGGGCTAAAGAGAGATACTTTAGGCAAAATGGAGGAGAGATCTTGAAGAACCAGAGAGTGAAAATCTTCGATGAGGCAAAGTTGGCTAAAGCCATCAACAACTATGATGCTAGCAACAAGCTCGGTGAGGGTGGTTTTGCTTCAGTTTACAGAGGAAGAATCGATAGCGACGTTTTAGTCGCAATCAAGAAGCCTAAAGATGTCCTTGTCAAGAAGCCAAAGGACATGAACAAAGACAGCTCTCTGAGCACTCATGCTGAATTCCTGCACGAAATCCACGTCATTTCCCAGGTGAATCACAGGAACTTGGTCAAGCTCCTGGGCATATGTTTGGAGACAAAAGTGCCATTGTTGGTCTATGAATACATCTCCAATGGGACTCTCTATCACCACATTCATGACAAGAGATCAACGGTCTTGCACTCGTGGAAGAATTGCCTTAGGATTGCCTTGGAAGCTGCCTCGGGCCTTGAGTACTTGCATTCCCTGGCCGACCCACCAATCATTCACGGCGATGTTAAGTCTCTGAATATACTTTTGGATGAGAAATACTCTGTTAAAATATCCGATTTCGGAGCCTCGGTTTTGATTTCACCCGGAAAGACTCATACAACCGAAAGAATACAAGGCACAATAGGCTATCTCGACCCTGAGTATCTCACCAATGGGGAATTAACCACAAAGAGCGATGTCTATAGTTTCGGGGTCGTCCTTGTGGAGCTCCTTATCGGAGAGACACCGACTCAGCATGCAAAATCTAGGGAAAAAATCAACATTATCCGATCTTTCATCTCTGCTGTGGAGAACCGAACGCTCCTCCAGAGGATAAATTTTGAGGCATCCGATGAAGCTGAAGTGCGGGAGATCGAGGCAGTCGGTTCGCTTGCTAGAAGGTGCTTGAATTATAATGGCGTGAGTAGGCCAACAATGTGGGAAGTGGCCGAGCAACTAGCCAGGATCAACAAGAAATTGTGGGCGGATCAACGGAACAACGAGGAGACTCAAAGTCTACTCGACGAGACAAGACGTGATTCTCTCTGGACCGCAGCCAGTGCAATGAACGAACCGGAGTCAACTGATCTTTTGGTATTCGACATTGAAGCGGACACAACCACTTCTAGCGTCTGA